One Nocardia iowensis DNA window includes the following coding sequences:
- a CDS encoding phosphoenolpyruvate synthase yields MQVLGPWTDIATIAAVGGGKARGLHSLGQCGFRVPDWTVLGTDVFARFTAEDELERAVIEVTGLDELDAALGAGAELRARIRATPLPQEIRELIVDAYERLGGGPIAVRSSVVAEDGPEHSYAGQFDSFLNVNGVDAVLDRVRDCWASAFSERSLRYAFANKQPRASAVAVVLQRLIVARASGVMFTANPISGARDELVISAVYGLGEGLVSGAVDADSVVVDKSSGVVLETVVGDKDRSYVVAGDQGCAISEIDPARRELPVLIDAEIAEVAELGRKVEAEFDAPQDVEWAIDDDGLWFLQSRPITTALGVRPGALIRGAGEVVPDGEQRIWDNSNIIESFNGLTSPLTYTTAADIYGRVYHGYAKSLRVPDEQVRQTEQWTPVLLGYFHGRVYYNLLHWYRMVGIAPGYPLNRKVLEAALGVDEPLPDDVAKTLRPFTFDNPVRRLRSRSVTTLTYLRRLFGIDDIVEQFMTDFYRVYDEYEAIDYTTLTGAQAYAAYRKVDRDLVERWGPLMVLDAILLTCTGLMFLLTKLLLPKAPEWFLYAVVGPGADVESAEPARAMKALADKVRADPELTALVNSTAPEQIYPALADRPDFRAEVDAYVDRYGYRSLDELKLETPDLREDPASLFVMLRSAMPDAPLGHRDEAEEYLDAHLHGFRRRIYELLRGKVSRCAAHRERLRFCRTRAFGMVKRMIRVMGRDLAERGVIDEFADVFYLTVQELRGCYEDADTAALRELVAARKAQRAKDAELVAPARFVTTGSTFGRAELASQGWVPITDTPAAEAGTVLAGTPSASGIVEGVAVVVDEPRDVAGGILVAYRTDPGWVAALPSASALVIERGSPLTHVAIVARELGVPTVVQVKDVTKRVRTGMRIRVDGTHGTVTVLAEGDVRDGS; encoded by the coding sequence GTGCAGGTGCTTGGACCGTGGACCGATATCGCGACGATCGCCGCCGTTGGCGGCGGTAAAGCGCGCGGCTTGCACAGCCTGGGGCAGTGCGGGTTTCGGGTCCCGGACTGGACCGTGCTCGGCACCGATGTCTTCGCGCGGTTCACCGCCGAAGACGAGCTCGAGCGGGCAGTGATAGAGGTCACAGGGCTGGACGAGCTCGACGCGGCACTCGGAGCAGGTGCTGAATTGCGCGCCCGGATTCGCGCGACACCGCTGCCGCAGGAGATTCGCGAGTTGATCGTCGACGCCTACGAGCGGCTCGGCGGCGGACCGATCGCGGTGCGCTCGTCCGTCGTCGCGGAGGACGGGCCGGAGCACTCGTATGCGGGCCAGTTCGATTCCTTCCTGAACGTCAACGGCGTCGACGCGGTGCTGGACCGGGTGCGCGACTGCTGGGCGTCGGCATTCTCCGAGCGATCGCTCCGCTATGCCTTCGCGAACAAACAGCCGCGGGCGTCCGCGGTCGCCGTTGTGCTGCAACGCCTGATCGTGGCGCGGGCCAGCGGCGTCATGTTCACCGCGAATCCGATCAGCGGCGCGCGCGACGAACTGGTGATCAGCGCGGTCTACGGGCTCGGTGAGGGCCTGGTGTCCGGCGCGGTGGATGCGGACTCGGTGGTGGTCGACAAATCCTCCGGCGTGGTGCTGGAAACCGTGGTGGGCGACAAGGACCGCTCGTATGTGGTCGCGGGCGATCAGGGCTGTGCCATCAGCGAAATCGATCCGGCGCGGCGGGAACTGCCCGTGCTGATCGACGCCGAGATCGCCGAGGTGGCCGAACTCGGGCGCAAGGTGGAGGCGGAATTCGATGCGCCGCAAGACGTGGAGTGGGCCATCGATGACGACGGGCTCTGGTTCCTGCAATCGCGGCCGATCACCACGGCGCTCGGTGTCCGTCCCGGCGCGCTCATTCGTGGCGCGGGCGAGGTCGTTCCGGATGGCGAACAACGAATCTGGGACAACTCCAACATCATCGAGAGCTTCAACGGCCTCACCTCGCCGCTGACCTACACCACCGCCGCCGACATCTACGGCCGCGTGTACCACGGCTACGCGAAATCTCTGCGGGTACCCGACGAGCAGGTGCGGCAGACCGAGCAGTGGACTCCGGTGCTGCTCGGCTACTTTCACGGTCGCGTCTACTACAACCTGCTGCACTGGTACCGGATGGTGGGCATCGCGCCGGGCTACCCGCTGAATCGCAAGGTGCTCGAGGCCGCGCTCGGCGTGGACGAGCCGCTACCCGACGACGTCGCGAAGACATTGCGCCCGTTCACCTTCGACAACCCAGTGCGCAGGCTGCGGTCACGGTCGGTGACCACGCTGACCTATCTGCGCCGCCTGTTCGGCATCGATGACATCGTCGAACAGTTCATGACCGACTTCTATCGCGTCTACGACGAATACGAGGCCATCGACTACACCACGCTGACCGGCGCGCAAGCCTACGCGGCATACCGGAAGGTGGACCGCGACCTGGTCGAGCGCTGGGGCCCGCTGATGGTGCTCGACGCGATCCTGCTGACCTGCACCGGATTGATGTTCCTGCTGACCAAACTGCTGCTGCCGAAGGCGCCGGAGTGGTTCCTGTACGCGGTGGTCGGCCCCGGCGCCGATGTCGAATCCGCCGAACCCGCCCGCGCGATGAAGGCACTCGCCGACAAGGTGCGTGCCGACCCCGAACTGACCGCACTGGTGAATTCGACAGCGCCGGAACAAATCTACCCGGCGCTGGCGGACCGGCCGGACTTCCGCGCCGAGGTCGACGCCTACGTCGATCGTTACGGCTACCGCAGCCTGGACGAACTCAAGCTGGAAACACCCGACCTGCGCGAAGATCCGGCGAGCCTGTTCGTCATGCTGCGCAGCGCCATGCCGGACGCGCCGCTCGGGCACCGTGACGAAGCCGAGGAATATCTCGACGCGCACCTGCACGGATTCCGGCGCCGGATCTATGAACTGCTGCGCGGCAAGGTTTCCCGGTGTGCCGCACACCGCGAACGGCTGCGGTTCTGCCGGACCAGGGCCTTCGGCATGGTCAAACGGATGATCCGGGTGATGGGTCGCGACCTGGCCGAGCGCGGCGTCATCGACGAGTTCGCCGATGTCTTCTACCTGACCGTGCAGGAGCTGCGCGGCTGCTACGAAGACGCCGATACCGCCGCGCTGCGCGAGCTCGTCGCGGCGCGAAAGGCACAGCGCGCCAAGGACGCCGAGCTGGTGGCTCCGGCCCGGTTCGTCACCACGGGGTCGACGTTCGGCCGCGCCGAACTGGCGAGCCAGGGCTGGGTGCCGATCACCGACACCCCGGCCGCCGAGGCGGGGACCGTGCTCGCGGGTACGCCGTCGGCGTCCGGGATCGTCGAGGGGGTGGCCGTCGTCGTGGACGAGCCGCGCGACGTCGCGGGTGGCATCCTGGTGGCTTACCGGACCGATCCCGGCTGGGTGGCCGCGCTGCCCTCCGCGTCGGCCCTGGTCATCGAGCGCGGCAGCCCGCTCACCCACGTCGCCATCGTGGCGCGGGAACTCGGGGTGCCGACGGTGGTGCAGGTGAAAGACGTGACCAAACGGGTCCGGACCGGTATGCGGATCCGGGTCGATGGCACCCATGGGACCGTTACCGTGCTGGCCGAAGGAGATGTCCGCGATGGATCATGA
- a CDS encoding AMP-binding protein: protein MDHDKDVAAVRDWLAGRAGQAGIHLADEADGWEYRSYAELAEQTWSIAALMRQHGMGSGDGACVIMPTGFPCVAAFYAVWACGGVFTPVAPPMFGDLDQIIAHIAAILTQANPRLVVTSTEFEQLVRQAATAAGRTDEPLVIDPATLNPCPPAERVFGAPDECALLQFTSGSTAAPRGVRVSWHNLANNIAMISALVEWRRGEAMVSWLPLYHDMGLVGAFLTTVTNQGDLYLMRPDQFVREPVRWLRAMAHAQHSPSPSFALGYVAHRVSPEEIADLDLSGWRTLAVGSEPVEVADLQSFAKLTGPRGFSMDAYTLAYGLAEATLMVTSSARHRPITALRLDTATLRFGEPVTVLEEQLLDDTHRVDGAGWITGLGYSTPESTVTVVDEEGRVLPDGTLGEMVVVGDSVALGYSDESDTASTRIVDGALYSGDAGFQHRGEVFVLGRMGSSLKVRGRSVFMEDIESRVAQETGLTKGKLAAVAITEPGEQGIALFAESKPGDWISEARKIIRSELGPAQTVTIVTGPRGIIRRTSSGKPRRRHMWEQFRSGALADAVVHEPPGLSGESPNRVVADGPEPTLAAERVRQLLDRALESVAVPANSTVLFEGSLAEGFGNEGSDVDFLVLAPGDEELPTLPTVLFIDGRRVEVRTRSEAQLRRQLEQVANAAQVSELEEDLLNRCQRFLRATVVRRGGPDVDALRALLPHSTFTTLIADWWFARAVHALRYAGALRALRARDEAIGWARDGLLQAMKGWAARRGESYLETKWLPQQLDRIGGDELIDRYRDLSDPGAWAGDDTTRTHGDALPGVLGDAQARALSEQATWAQLLELAQALGVADVVDDPDQLLFARVPEVTTWTIGKRVHVIRGDSEVFALSDSGARAWRSVVFRHSLAAVLARQPHDITAELAEFLRLGFVGLQWRRGEVLTPALAMCKPVRPYTPVASALAPALGVSGAAREEAIATLSPLPARRFTECALNLVWSNIVLENAREDLAGAVKDGQGAVADIAAHRMIAMGVRVVLSAFGIHPLPADVAPIVTLRRILPPHAQHRADLLARLETAGRVRFSETSATGGDPLAGVAILDDFVTLVRSVAADPDVTGFPASFDSREQWRRTLAIGYDWLRVAGYLDTDLPLDEARDLLASGGQQPHLRDEGIRS from the coding sequence ATGGATCATGACAAAGACGTTGCGGCCGTCCGGGATTGGCTAGCCGGCCGGGCCGGACAGGCCGGGATCCACTTGGCCGACGAGGCCGACGGCTGGGAGTACCGGAGCTACGCCGAACTGGCCGAGCAGACCTGGTCCATCGCCGCACTGATGCGGCAGCACGGGATGGGCAGCGGCGACGGCGCCTGCGTCATCATGCCGACCGGCTTCCCCTGCGTCGCCGCGTTCTACGCGGTATGGGCGTGCGGCGGAGTGTTCACGCCGGTCGCACCGCCGATGTTCGGTGACCTGGACCAGATCATCGCCCACATCGCCGCGATCCTGACCCAGGCGAATCCCCGGCTGGTGGTCACCTCGACCGAATTCGAGCAGTTGGTGCGGCAGGCGGCGACGGCGGCCGGACGCACCGACGAACCACTGGTGATCGACCCGGCGACGCTGAACCCGTGCCCGCCCGCCGAGCGAGTATTCGGTGCGCCCGACGAATGCGCGCTGCTGCAATTCACCTCCGGGTCCACCGCCGCCCCGCGCGGCGTGCGGGTGAGCTGGCACAACCTGGCGAACAACATCGCGATGATCTCCGCGCTGGTCGAGTGGCGCCGCGGCGAGGCGATGGTCTCCTGGCTGCCGCTCTATCACGACATGGGTCTGGTCGGTGCGTTCCTCACCACCGTCACCAACCAGGGCGATCTGTACCTCATGCGCCCGGACCAGTTCGTCCGCGAACCCGTGCGCTGGCTGCGGGCGATGGCGCACGCTCAGCACTCCCCGTCGCCATCGTTCGCGCTCGGCTATGTGGCGCACCGGGTTTCGCCCGAGGAGATCGCCGACCTCGACCTGTCCGGTTGGCGCACGCTCGCCGTCGGATCCGAGCCCGTGGAGGTGGCCGATCTCCAGTCGTTCGCGAAACTCACCGGCCCGCGCGGATTTTCGATGGACGCCTACACGCTGGCCTACGGGTTGGCGGAGGCGACGCTGATGGTGACCTCCTCGGCGCGGCACCGACCCATCACCGCCTTGCGCCTCGACACCGCGACGCTGCGGTTCGGCGAACCCGTCACGGTCCTCGAAGAGCAGTTGCTCGATGACACCCACCGCGTCGACGGCGCGGGATGGATCACCGGGCTCGGCTATTCGACTCCGGAATCGACCGTCACGGTGGTCGATGAAGAGGGGCGGGTGCTGCCGGACGGCACGCTCGGCGAGATGGTGGTGGTCGGGGACTCGGTGGCGCTTGGCTATTCCGACGAGTCCGATACCGCGTCTACCCGGATCGTCGACGGCGCGCTGTACTCCGGTGACGCCGGATTCCAGCATCGCGGTGAGGTTTTCGTGCTCGGCCGGATGGGCTCGAGCCTGAAGGTGCGCGGCCGGTCGGTGTTCATGGAGGACATCGAATCGCGCGTTGCCCAGGAAACCGGGCTCACCAAGGGCAAACTCGCCGCTGTGGCGATCACCGAACCGGGCGAGCAGGGGATCGCGCTGTTCGCCGAATCCAAGCCGGGCGATTGGATTTCCGAGGCGCGCAAGATTATTCGCAGTGAACTGGGGCCCGCGCAGACGGTCACCATCGTCACCGGCCCACGCGGCATCATCCGGCGTACCTCCAGCGGTAAGCCACGCAGGCGGCACATGTGGGAGCAGTTCCGCAGCGGTGCGCTGGCGGATGCGGTCGTCCACGAACCTCCCGGTCTCTCCGGCGAGAGCCCGAATCGAGTCGTTGCCGACGGGCCCGAACCGACACTGGCGGCCGAACGGGTGCGCCAGCTGCTCGACCGCGCACTGGAAAGCGTGGCGGTGCCCGCGAATTCGACCGTGTTGTTCGAGGGATCGCTGGCCGAGGGATTCGGCAACGAGGGGTCCGACGTGGACTTCCTCGTGCTCGCGCCCGGCGACGAGGAACTGCCGACGTTGCCGACGGTGCTGTTCATCGACGGCCGCCGGGTGGAGGTGCGCACCCGCTCCGAGGCGCAGCTGCGACGGCAGCTCGAACAGGTGGCGAACGCCGCGCAGGTGTCGGAGCTGGAGGAAGACCTGCTCAACCGGTGTCAGCGATTCCTGCGGGCGACGGTGGTCCGCCGCGGCGGACCCGACGTCGATGCCTTGCGTGCGCTGCTGCCGCACAGCACGTTTACGACACTGATCGCCGACTGGTGGTTCGCCAGGGCGGTGCATGCGCTGCGGTACGCCGGCGCACTGCGCGCGCTGCGGGCGCGCGACGAAGCGATCGGCTGGGCCCGCGACGGCTTGCTCCAGGCCATGAAGGGCTGGGCCGCGCGCCGCGGCGAAAGCTATCTGGAGACCAAATGGCTGCCGCAGCAGCTGGATCGGATCGGCGGCGACGAACTCATCGATCGCTACCGCGACCTCAGCGATCCCGGCGCATGGGCGGGCGACGATACGACGCGGACCCACGGTGACGCGCTACCGGGTGTGCTCGGCGACGCGCAGGCGCGGGCACTGTCCGAGCAGGCGACCTGGGCGCAGCTGCTCGAACTCGCCCAGGCGCTTGGGGTCGCGGACGTCGTCGACGATCCCGACCAGCTCCTGTTCGCCAGGGTGCCCGAGGTGACGACTTGGACGATCGGCAAGCGAGTGCACGTCATCCGTGGTGACAGCGAGGTGTTCGCGCTGTCGGACAGCGGTGCTCGCGCCTGGCGCTCGGTGGTGTTCCGTCATTCGCTCGCCGCAGTGCTCGCCCGGCAGCCGCATGACATCACCGCCGAACTGGCGGAGTTCCTTCGGCTCGGCTTCGTCGGATTGCAGTGGCGGCGTGGCGAAGTGCTTACACCCGCGCTCGCCATGTGCAAACCAGTGCGGCCATACACCCCGGTGGCGTCCGCACTGGCGCCCGCTCTCGGCGTGTCCGGTGCGGCGCGCGAGGAGGCGATCGCGACATTGTCGCCACTGCCCGCCCGCCGTTTCACCGAGTGCGCGCTGAACCTGGTGTGGTCGAACATCGTGCTGGAGAACGCCCGCGAGGACCTGGCGGGTGCCGTCAAGGACGGGCAGGGGGCAGTCGCCGATATCGCGGCGCACCGGATGATCGCCATGGGCGTGCGGGTGGTGTTGTCCGCCTTTGGTATTCACCCGCTACCGGCCGATGTCGCTCCGATAGTGACCTTGCGCCGCATCCTGCCACCGCACGCCCAGCACCGTGCCGACCTGCTCGCGCGGCTGGAAACCGCTGGGCGGGTGCGGTTCTCGGAGACCAGCGCGACCGGCGGTGACCCGCTGGCAGGTGTCGCGATCCTCGACGATTTCGTGACGCTGGTGCGCTCCGTCGCCGCGGACCCGGACGTGACCGGGTTCCCGGCTTCGTTCGACTCACGCGAACAGTGGCGGCGCACCCTGGCCATCGGCTACGACTGGCTGCGCGTCGCAGGCTATCTCGACACCGACCTGCCTCTGGACGAGGCCCGAGACCTGCTGGCCTCCGGCGGGCAGCAACCACATCTGCGCGACGAAGGGATCCGGTCATGA
- a CDS encoding acyl carrier protein: MTAVTDAAVAERVRTLVNAMAPNPQATTDDGQRLIEDLGFDSLRLMELTVVLERAFDLPRYKPEQLVGVRRVGEVIGLISGSLAEGGRS, encoded by the coding sequence ATGACCGCTGTAACCGACGCCGCCGTGGCCGAGCGGGTGCGCACCCTGGTCAACGCCATGGCGCCGAACCCGCAGGCAACAACCGACGATGGTCAACGGCTCATCGAGGACCTGGGCTTCGACTCGTTGCGGTTGATGGAGCTCACCGTCGTATTGGAGCGGGCGTTCGACCTGCCGCGCTACAAGCCGGAGCAACTCGTCGGTGTGCGACGGGTCGGTGAGGTCATCGGTTTGATTTCGGGTTCCCTAGCCGAGGGAGGCCGGTCATGA
- a CDS encoding SDR family oxidoreductase, which produces MSGRDTVLVTGATGLVGAEVVARLAAASRPVAAVLHSNSRIVRNDGTVLGAGSQVAGDIRSPGFGLSERDRVDLSERVGMIVHCAATTAFDATATDYEELNVRGTANAIALAQAWDVPLVHVSTAYVCGRRGGTITEEELEAGQTFGNGYEESKFRAEQLVRAAGEQGLRWAIVRPGIVTGATGTGVIREYKNLYTVVKLMVEGKLRSLPGRYDATLSLAPVDHVADVIAAAVLDFDSAHHRTFHAVGQDTLSLREVSDVLAEYPSFEVATFVPAATFDINDLDAIEREYYLRIGSLYTSYFERRLVFGTVNVEVLLGKPSPSTGKEYLRVLLDYCLESGYLGVPLPSIEEVLAGNDFGGVDR; this is translated from the coding sequence ATGAGTGGGCGCGACACCGTGTTGGTCACCGGTGCGACAGGGCTGGTCGGCGCGGAAGTGGTGGCCCGCCTGGCCGCCGCCAGCCGACCGGTCGCCGCTGTGCTGCACAGCAATTCGCGCATCGTTCGCAATGACGGCACCGTCCTTGGTGCGGGCAGTCAGGTCGCCGGTGACATTCGGAGCCCGGGATTCGGGCTGTCCGAGCGTGATCGCGTTGACCTGTCCGAACGCGTCGGCATGATCGTGCACTGCGCGGCCACCACGGCGTTCGATGCCACGGCGACGGACTACGAAGAACTCAATGTGCGCGGCACCGCCAACGCCATCGCGCTCGCGCAGGCGTGGGATGTGCCGCTCGTGCACGTCAGCACGGCCTACGTGTGCGGACGGCGCGGCGGCACCATCACCGAGGAAGAACTCGAAGCGGGCCAGACCTTCGGAAACGGCTACGAGGAGAGCAAGTTCCGCGCCGAACAGCTGGTGCGCGCGGCCGGGGAACAGGGCCTGCGCTGGGCTATCGTGCGACCGGGCATTGTGACCGGCGCGACCGGAACCGGCGTGATCCGCGAGTACAAGAACCTCTACACCGTCGTCAAACTGATGGTCGAGGGCAAGTTGCGGTCGCTGCCCGGACGATACGACGCGACCCTCTCACTGGCGCCGGTCGATCATGTCGCCGACGTGATCGCCGCGGCCGTACTGGATTTCGACTCGGCGCATCATCGCACCTTCCACGCGGTCGGCCAGGACACGCTGTCGTTGCGCGAGGTGTCGGATGTCCTCGCCGAATATCCGTCCTTCGAGGTCGCGACCTTCGTGCCAGCGGCGACCTTCGACATCAACGATCTCGACGCCATCGAGCGGGAGTACTACCTGCGCATCGGCTCGCTCTACACCAGTTACTTCGAGCGCCGTCTGGTCTTCGGCACGGTGAATGTCGAAGTGCTGCTCGGTAAACCGTCTCCCTCGACCGGCAAGGAGTATCTGCGGGTGCTGCTGGACTACTGTCTCGAATCCGGCTATCTCGGCGTGCCGCTGCCGTCGATCGAAGAAGTGCTGGCAGGCAATGACTTCGGCGGGGTGGACCGATGA
- a CDS encoding nucleoside-diphosphate kinase gives MTPPLRELLAALTPQPEKVTAYVDDTYVQETVEHLDRLGVDAAKFAREHSLLLLKPDAIVARSVEPTLKWLADNNFRVVSAFRVAVDRHFARALWYFAWNIASPERRRLADLLVGISDVLVLVVRGVDAELPVPVRLTEAKGATDPRKRKPGELRYLLGRHNYLLNLVHSPDDPADVLRELAIHLDERSRATVVAQAGTGDDRSADALVIADDLYAQAPARSFDRATAVETILRDLERTGSTAPPGFDPQDDAECARLLYSAWADGRELDPWSVIVLGSYVLPMRVGTQPQTLRPVTAQDWLEERP, from the coding sequence ATGACCCCGCCGCTGCGTGAGCTGCTCGCCGCGCTGACGCCGCAGCCGGAGAAGGTGACGGCCTATGTCGACGACACCTACGTACAGGAGACTGTCGAGCATCTCGACCGCCTCGGTGTCGACGCCGCGAAGTTCGCCAGGGAGCACTCGCTGCTGCTGCTCAAACCGGATGCCATCGTCGCCAGATCGGTCGAGCCGACGCTGAAATGGCTGGCGGACAATAACTTCCGGGTCGTGTCCGCCTTCCGGGTCGCGGTCGATCGGCATTTCGCCCGCGCGCTGTGGTATTTCGCCTGGAATATCGCCTCGCCCGAACGTAGGCGGCTGGCCGACCTGCTGGTGGGCATCTCGGACGTGTTGGTGCTTGTGGTCCGCGGGGTAGACGCGGAACTGCCGGTCCCGGTGCGGCTCACCGAGGCCAAGGGCGCGACCGACCCGCGCAAACGCAAGCCCGGCGAGCTGCGCTACCTGCTCGGCCGCCACAACTATCTGCTGAATCTGGTGCATTCGCCCGACGATCCCGCCGATGTGCTGCGGGAGCTCGCCATCCATCTGGACGAGCGAAGCCGGGCGACGGTGGTCGCACAGGCGGGCACGGGCGACGATCGCTCCGCCGACGCCCTGGTGATCGCGGACGACCTTTACGCGCAGGCACCCGCTCGCAGCTTCGACCGCGCCACCGCGGTCGAAACGATCCTGCGCGACCTCGAGCGGACCGGTTCGACGGCCCCACCCGGTTTCGACCCGCAGGACGACGCGGAGTGCGCGCGCCTGCTGTATTCCGCGTGGGCCGACGGCCGGGAACTCGATCCCTGGTCGGTCATCGTGCTCGGGTCCTATGTACTCCCGATGCGGGTCGGCACGCAGCCGCAAACGCTGCGACCGGTAACCGCGCAAGACTGGCTGGAGGAACGACCGTGA
- a CDS encoding ScbA/BarX family gamma-butyrolactone biosynthesis protein: MTANVETVKTATHLRTISRALAHRCAVSEVFVTSLDTVAENEFVVGAQLPRMHAYYGDHTGSLALRHDPLLVMEAARQAAIALSHEFYGVPADMAFIVRTFNGTGADTPAWEVGTAPADLVMRVRVPRRHVRGETVHGLDMVLEIDCGNESMMTVDGSFSWMTQRQWSALRGAFRKSLGLGPYRGASALSDRAASVDVGRENWRNVVIAPPQLSGTTARALLVPDLGHPFLFDHQLDHVPGSLLIEACRQTALAMVLHRAPRLECVGSAFERFVELDRPAECVAEITGQQADRTVIHCEIRQADAVAAEIDLEFADDELGFGAEGTEAGR, from the coding sequence GTGACGGCGAACGTGGAAACGGTAAAGACAGCAACCCATCTCCGCACCATCTCGCGCGCGCTGGCGCACCGGTGCGCGGTGTCCGAGGTGTTCGTCACCTCGCTGGACACGGTGGCCGAGAACGAGTTCGTGGTCGGCGCCCAATTACCGAGAATGCACGCCTATTACGGCGATCACACCGGCTCGCTCGCCCTGCGCCACGATCCGCTGCTGGTGATGGAGGCCGCCAGGCAGGCCGCGATCGCGCTGAGCCACGAGTTCTACGGGGTGCCCGCCGATATGGCGTTCATCGTGCGCACCTTCAACGGCACCGGCGCGGATACGCCCGCGTGGGAAGTCGGCACCGCGCCCGCCGATCTCGTGATGCGGGTGCGGGTACCGCGGCGGCACGTGCGCGGCGAGACGGTGCACGGGCTGGACATGGTGCTGGAAATCGACTGCGGCAACGAGTCGATGATGACCGTGGACGGTTCGTTCTCGTGGATGACCCAGCGACAGTGGTCCGCACTGCGCGGCGCCTTCCGGAAAAGCCTTGGGCTCGGGCCGTATCGGGGTGCGTCGGCGCTCTCCGACCGCGCCGCCTCGGTCGACGTCGGGCGGGAGAACTGGCGCAATGTCGTGATCGCGCCGCCGCAACTGTCCGGGACCACCGCTCGCGCGCTGCTCGTCCCCGATCTCGGCCACCCGTTCCTGTTCGATCATCAGCTCGACCACGTGCCGGGCAGCCTGCTGATCGAGGCGTGCAGGCAGACCGCGTTGGCCATGGTGCTGCACCGCGCACCCCGATTGGAGTGCGTCGGAAGCGCTTTCGAGCGCTTCGTGGAGTTGGACCGTCCGGCGGAATGCGTTGCCGAGATCACCGGCCAGCAGGCCGACCGTACCGTGATCCACTGTGAGATCCGGCAGGCCGACGCGGTAGCGGCCGAGATCGATCTCGAATTCGCCGACGACGAACTGGGTTTCGGCGCCGAAGGAACGGAGGCGGGCCGTTGA
- a CDS encoding nitroreductase family protein, with the protein MSGTELLTTTRSIRRRLDLSRPVERRDLLECLDIAVQAPSGSNRQPWRFLIVQDGDTKERIAGYYRKGFAANLSGRTPRPDQLGDLASGQYLAEHLAEVPALVVVCSLGRLPEPASALRLASFYGSVYPAVWNFMLALRARGLGSCLTTAHLAYEREIAELLGIPFDEVTQVAMVPVAHLLPGSDGPGRRVPAAEVTMWDRWV; encoded by the coding sequence TTGAGCGGCACCGAACTGCTCACCACCACCCGATCGATCCGCCGTCGCCTCGACCTGTCGCGTCCGGTCGAGCGGCGGGATCTGCTGGAGTGCCTGGATATCGCGGTGCAGGCGCCCAGCGGCAGTAATCGGCAGCCGTGGCGATTCCTGATTGTGCAGGACGGCGATACCAAGGAACGGATCGCGGGCTACTACCGGAAAGGGTTCGCTGCCAATCTTTCCGGCCGCACGCCGCGACCCGACCAGCTCGGGGACCTCGCCTCCGGGCAGTATCTCGCCGAACACTTGGCCGAGGTACCCGCGCTGGTGGTCGTCTGCTCGCTGGGCCGACTGCCGGAGCCCGCGTCGGCGCTGCGGCTGGCGAGCTTCTACGGTTCGGTCTATCCGGCCGTATGGAACTTCATGCTCGCGCTGCGTGCGCGCGGACTCGGGTCGTGCCTGACGACGGCCCACCTGGCCTACGAGCGGGAGATCGCGGAGCTGTTGGGCATCCCGTTCGATGAGGTGACCCAGGTGGCCATGGTCCCGGTCGCGCATCTGTTGCCCGGAAGCGACGGGCCCGGTCGGCGGGTCCCGGCCGCCGAGGTGACCATGTGGGATCGATGGGTGTGA
- a CDS encoding class I SAM-dependent methyltransferase yields the protein MPTIPTGQSPRSQHEPHRIREVAESFGVDPERYDRSRPRYPDAMVAAIVAASPGRDFLDVGIGTGIVARQFQAAGCTVLGVEPDDRMAEFARRNGTEVEVATFEAWDPRGRTFDTVVSGQAWHWVDPVAGATKAAEVLRPGGQLAVFWNVNQPPPELAEAFAEVYRQVLPDSPIARMAATPVREVYTTMGDTASEGIRRTSAFGEPELRRFDWRQSYTRDEWLELSATTGLTTRLPQEVLNEVLVGLGAAIDAVGGSFTTQYTAAVVTAVRSADE from the coding sequence ATGCCCACTATACCGACGGGGCAATCGCCCCGCTCCCAGCACGAGCCGCATCGAATCCGCGAAGTGGCGGAGTCGTTCGGGGTGGACCCCGAACGCTACGACCGATCCAGACCGCGCTACCCCGACGCCATGGTGGCGGCGATCGTCGCCGCCAGCCCGGGTCGCGATTTCCTCGACGTAGGTATCGGCACCGGCATCGTCGCCCGTCAGTTCCAAGCCGCCGGTTGCACGGTCCTCGGCGTCGAACCCGACGACCGCATGGCCGAATTCGCCCGTCGCAATGGCACCGAGGTCGAAGTGGCCACCTTCGAAGCCTGGGATCCCAGGGGCCGGACCTTCGACACCGTCGTCTCCGGGCAGGCCTGGCACTGGGTGGACCCCGTCGCGGGCGCGACGAAGGCGGCCGAGGTCCTGCGGCCCGGCGGCCAGTTGGCCGTGTTCTGGAACGTGAATCAGCCACCACCCGAACTGGCGGAGGCATTCGCCGAGGTCTATCGCCAGGTGCTACCGGACTCACCCATCGCCCGCATGGCCGCGACTCCCGTCCGGGAGGTGTACACGACGATGGGCGACACAGCATCCGAAGGTATCCGCCGGACAAGCGCTTTCGGCGAGCCGGAGCTGCGCCGATTCGACTGGCGTCAGTCCTACACTCGCGACGAGTGGCTGGAACTGTCGGCCACTACCGGCCTCACCACCCGGCTCCCGCAGGAAGTGCTGAACGAAGTGCTGGTCGGCCTCGGCGCCGCGATCGACGCGGTAGGCGGCAGCTTCACAACGCAGTACACCGCAGCGGTCGTTACGGCAGTAAGAAGCGCCGACGAGTAG